GGTGTCGAAGAGCACGACCTGGCTCACGATGTCCTTGACGTGCTTCTTGATCTCCTCGGCCGGGGTCGAGCCGGTGACCGAGCAGACCTTCTTGGTGCCGTCGGCGAACGAGCCCGGACCGGTGATCGCGGTCTCGTTCTTGCGGACCATGATGTTCTGTCCGGCCTCGTAGTACGGGCCGGCGAACGCGATCCGCTCCTTGCGCTTGTCGTTGATCGTGTACGTGGCGGCGACCAGGTCGACGTTGCTGTTGACGATCACGTCCTCGCGTACCTTGGACGGCGCCTCGACGTACTCGATCTTGTCGGCCGGGATACCGAGCTCGCTGGCGATGAGCTTCGCGATCTCGACGTCGAAGCCCTCGGGCTTGCCCGAGAGACCCTTCAGACCGAAGCCCGGCTGGTCGAACTTGGTGCCGACGGTGAGCTTCTGCGCCTTGTTGAGCTTCTCCATGGTGCTGCCGGCCGCGAACGACTTGGCGGCACCGTCACCGGTGCCGCTGCCCGCGTCGTCTCCCCCGCCACAGGCGGCGAGGCTCACCGACAGGGCGGCGACGGCGGCGAGCGCCGCCATACGCTTGATACGCATCTTTTCGTTTCTCCTTCTTCGACGACGGAGCCCGCCGGGTCCGACGCGCCCCACAGTGGACACCTAGTGCGTCAGGATCTTCGACAGGAAGTCCTTGGCCCGCTCGCTGCGAGGATTGGCGAAAAACTCGGTCGGGGGAGCGTCCTCGACGAGCTGCCCGTCGGCCATGAAGATGACCCGGTTGGCGGCGTGCCGGGCGAAGCCCATCTCGTGGGTCACCACGACCATCGTCATCCCGTCCCGGGCGAGTGACGTCATCACGTCCAGCACCTCGCCGACCATCTCCGGGTCGAGCGCGCTGGTCGGTTCGTCGAAGAGCATCGCCTTGGGCTGCATCGCCAGGGCCCGTGCGATCGCCACCCGCTGCTGCTGCCCACCGGAGAGCTGCGCGGGGTACTTGTCGGCCTGGTTCGCGATGCCCACCCGGTCCAGCAGTGCCAGGGCACGCTCCCGTGCGGCGGCCGGCTTCTCCTTGCGTACCTTCACCGGGCCGAGCGTGACGTTCTCCAGGATCGTCTTGTGCGCGAAGAGGTTGAAGGACTGGAACACCATGCCGACCTCGCTGCGCAGCCGGGCCAGGGCCTTGCCCTCGGCCGGCAACGGCTCGCCGTCGAAGACGATGGTGCCCGAGTTGATCGGCTCCAGGCGGTTGATCGCCCGGCAGAGCGTCGACTTACCGGAGCCGGACGGCCCGATCACGACGACCACCTCGCCGCGACTGACCGAGAGGTTCACGTCGTGCAGCACATGGAGCGGGCCGAACCATTTGTTGACCCCGTCAAGCTTGATGAGCGGTTGGTCGGTCGCCGCGGTCATGCCCCCACCCGTCTGGTCTGTGGCCCCAACTGTGAGCCCCAGTCTGCTTTGGTTACGCAACTGTAGGGGACCTGACGTGCGGCGACGCAAACGATCTGGTCACGGGGCGATAACACGATCTGGACCGGCGTACGTGCCGCTGGGCTCACCTGGTCCGCTTGCGACAGCGGGCGTACCAGCTCTGGGCTGCGGAAACAGTCGCGAACGCAGGCCCCGGGTGCGGGTGGACGCCGCTTCGGGTGGTCAACCCGCTCCGGTCTGTCAATTAAAAGGATCACTCTCGCCGCGAAACTGTTCCCGTCCACCGTGGTCCGAGCCCTCTCGGGGACCGCCCGGCGTCTCGGCCCCTTGATTCGGGTACGTCGATCCGTCTGGAGCCGGTCGACCGGGGTGGACGGCCCAGCCCGGTGTCAGAAAACCTACTGCTACCGCTGGAATACGCTAAGTGAGTGCGGGGCGAAATCCAGAGCGGTAGAGTGTCACCACTCGATTACGGATGGTAGTGGGATAGGCGGATTTCGGCAGATATGGTCACAGACCGGTAACTTAGCCCCATGCGGCCTCGGCTGCCGGTCACCATCGTCAGTAGGGGCCGTTGCTGCGGCCGTGGCTGCGCACAGCGAGGAGGCGGCGTGACCGAGCTGTGGAATTGGAAGATCGACGACCGTATGACGGTCGCGGAGGTCAGTACCGCGCTTGCCGACGTACTCGGCCTGGCGGTGGTGTCGATGGGCGCGGCCGATCCGGCCCGGTTGCCACTCGACGCGGTGGTGTGCGACGTCTGGCTCCGGCCCGGCGAGTTCCCCACCTCGGTGGACTGTTACGGGATCCCGGACGGGGTGCCCGAGGTCGGGGTGATCGCGGCGTTCGCCCGACGGCTCGGTCGGCCGTGTCTGTTCGTGGACGACACGCTCGACCCCGGGCGGCACCTGCTGGTCGGATCGGACGGCACCATCCGTCCGGTGCACCTCGACGTGACTGAGGACGACGACGGGGACGTCCTGAGCAACCTGCGACTGTGCAGCACGCACAGCCCTCGGTGCCGGGCCTGGTCGCAGTGTCACCAGTCGCAGTGGGCACCGGATTCGGTCGTGCCGGCGCTCGCCGCGGCCTGATCAGCCGCCCTGGCGAGCGCCGGGGGCGCCGTCGGGCCGTGCCGAGGGATGGCGGCGGGCCCGCGCCAACCGGCGTGGGCGGGTGCGTCGACCGGTGGTGGTCGGTGCGCGCCGGGCCGGTTGCCGGCCGGCGGCAGCTGCCCGACCGGCGTCGGATGGCGGCCGGGGTTGGAAACCGGCCGGGGTCAGCTGGCGGCCGGGGCAATCCCGGCACTGCGGTCGCCGACCGCGGGTGAAGCGCCGGCCGCGGCCGAAGCCGGGCCACCGCCCCGGACCACGAGCTGATCCAACAGGGTCTGGGTAGCCTCCGCCACGGCTGCGACCGCGGCGTGGAAGGCCGCCGAGTTGTGCGCCGCAGGCGTACGGAATCCGGAGATCTTCCGTACGTACTGCAACGCGGCCGCCTCGACATCGGCCGGCGTCACCTCCTCGGCGTACGGCTCACGAAGGGTCTTGATGCTGCGGCACATGATTCCTCCTGGTCCGGGCGCTGGCAGCCGGTAGACGACCGCCGCTTCGGCGCCTACTCTGCCACCGGGTCGGCGCTGTCGCCGTCCCCACACGGTCGATCGCTGACGGGTCGACCCGGCCCCGGCTCACCGCTGGCCCACCCGGCCCGGACGGGGCTGGGCAGACGGCTACGCTTGGTGGCCGTGGGAGAGGGGCTTGCGACAGTGTCGAAGAGCTACAAGGTCGTGACCTACGGCTGCCAGATGAACGTGCACGACTCGGAGCGGATCTCCGGCCTGCTGGAGCAGGCCGGTTACGTACGCGCCGCCGAGGTCGACGATCCGGACGTGGTGGTCTTCAACACCTGTGCCGTACGCGAAAACGCCGACAACCGGCTCTACGGGAATCTCGGTCATCTCCGCCCGGTCAAGGACAAGCGTCCCGGCATGCAGATCGCGGTCGGCGGGTGCCTGGCGCAAAAGGACCGCAGCGAGATCGTCCGCAAGGCGCCCTGGGTCGACGTGGTCTTCGGCACCCACAACATCGGCTCGCTGCCGGTGCTGCTGGAGCGGGCCCGGCACAACTCCAGCGCCGAGGTGGAGATCCTCGAATCCCTCGACGTCTTCCCGTCCACCCTGCCGACCCGGCGCGAGTCGACCTACGCCGGCTGGGTGTCGATCTCGGTCGGCTGCAACAACACCTGCACGTTCTGCATCGTGCCCTCGCTGCGCGGCAAGGAGAAGGACCGCCGCCCCGGCGACGTGCTGGCCGAGGTGCGCGCGCTGGTCGCCGAGGGCGTCCTCGAGGTGACCCTGCTCGGGCAGAACGTCAACTCGTACGGCGTCGAGTTCGGTGACCGGCTCGCCTTCGGCAAGCTGCTGCGCGCCACCGGCGAGATCGAGGGGCTGGAACGGGTCCGTTTCACCAGCCCGCATCCGAAGGACTTCACCGACGACGTGATCGCGGCGATGGCCGAGACGCCGAACGTCTGCCACTCGCTGCACATGCCGTTGCAGTCCGGCTCGGACGACGTACTGAAGGCCATGCGCCGCTCCTACCGGTCCGACCGCTACCTGGGGATCATCGAGAAGGTCCGGGCGGCGATGCCGGACGCGGCGATCACCACCGACATCATCGTGGGCTTCCCCGGCGAGACCGACGCCGACTTCGAACGCACCCTGGACGTGGTTCGTGAGGCCCGGTTCTCCTCCGCGTTCACGTTCCAGTACTCGAAGCGTCCCGGCACCCCGGCCGCGACCATGGACGGCCAACTGCCGAAGCAGGTCGTGCAGGAGCGCTACGAGCGGCTGATCGCCGCCGTCGAGGAGATCACCTGGGCGGAGAACAAGAAGCTGGTTGGCGAACCGGTCGAGGTGCTGGTCGCGGTCGGCGAGGGGCGTAAGGACGAGCGGACCGGGCGGATGTCCGGCCGGGCCCGCGACGGCCGGCTGGTGCACTTCGACGGTGGTCCCGACGCCGGCTCGATCCGACCTGGCGACATCGTGCACACCGTGGTCACGTACGCCGCGCCGCACCACCTCAACGCCGACGGGGCGCCCCAGGCCCACCGTCGGACCCGGGCCGGCGACGCGTACGAGGCGGGGCGCGTTCCGCGTACCTCCGCCGTCTCGCTCGGCCTGCCCACCCTCGGCGCGCCCCTCTCCATCCCCACCGCCGCCGCCTGCGACCGCTGAAGCGAAAGGAAGGGCCCCTTGTTAACGCCTCGGGTTCTGGGGATCGTTGCAACGCCTGAGTGTTTCAGGGGTTGCAGTGTTCGAGAGCCGTTCGGATCGTCGGTCGCAGGGTCGTAAGCAACTCCGTGCCGAACGTCAGGCATATTTGGATCTTGTGGCGCGGGGTGTGGGTACGAGTGAGGCGTGTCGCCTGGTGGGGGTCAACCGGAGGACCGGTCACCGCTGGCGGTATGGCAGGGAAAGCCAGACGAAGGCCGGGTGGCAGAGCGATCGAGGCTCCGCCGTCCGGCCTTCGTCTGGGTCGGCCCGCTACTTGTCGCAGGACGAGAGGATCGTGATCGCGGACCGGCTTCGTGAGGGTGCGTCGCAGGCGGCGATCGCGGTGGAGTTGGGGCGTCCGGCCTGCACGATCAGCCGGGAGATACGCCGTAATCGTCATCCGGGTAGTGGTGTTTACCGGCCCTACGCCGCGCAGGAGCGTGCTGACAGTCGGCGTCCACGTCCGAAGCCCGGCAAGATCGCCGCCCACCCCGAGCTACGCGCCCTGGTGCAGGGAAGGCTGGATCTCAGACACAGTCCCGAGCAGATCAGCCGTCGGCTCCGCAGGGACTTCCCCGAGCGAAGCGAGTTGCACGTGTCTCACGAGACGATTTACCAGGCGCTCTACGTCCAGGGCCGTGGCGAGTTACGCCGAGAACTCACCGCGGCCCTGCGGACCGGACGCGCCGTGCGCCGACCCCGCCGGCAGCCAGGGCAACGTCAGACCCGCTTCGTCGCACCGATGCTCATGATCAGTGACCGGCCGGCCGAGGTCGAGGACCGGGCCGTGCCCGGACACTGGGAAGGCGACCTGATCATCGGCAAGGACAGTGCCTCCGCGATCGGCACCCTCGTCGAACGCGCCACCCGCTACGTCCTGCTCGTGCACCTGGGCCACGACCGGACCGCCGACCACGTCCGCGACGGCCTACTCGCCACGATGAACACCCTGCCCACCCACCTGAAACGCTCCCTGACCTGGGACCAGGGCGGCGAGATGGCACTACACCACGAGTTCACCATGGCCACCGACATGCCGGTCTACTTCTGTGACCCGCACTCACCCTGGCAACGCGGCTCGAACGAGAACACCAACGGACTACTCCGCCAGTACTTCCCCAAAGGCACCGACCTGTCCACCCACAGCCCGGAACACCTCGCCGCCGTCGCCGCCGAACTCAACGGCCGACCACGCAAAACGCTCGGCTGGGACACCCCAGCCGAGCGTCTCGCTAAGCTCCTAGCCGTCACCGGCTAGCCATCGTGTTGCAACGACCCCTGGAATCCGCCCGCTATGCGTTAACAAGGGGCCCTTCCTTTCCCGCGTTACGGGCTGATGCGGTCGCGCGCCCCGTCAACGGGAAGGGGCCCTGGCCACGGCGAAGGGCCTCCTGTCACCGGTGACGGTGGCAGGAGGCCCTTCGCGTTACTGCCGTTGGGTCAGCTCGCCTGCTCGGCGAGCTGGAGGAACTGACGCTTGGCGGCGAGCGCCGACTCGGCCTCGCGGATCCGCTTCGCGTCCCCGGACGCCTGCGCCCGAGCCAGTCGCTGCTCGGCCTCGGCCACCTGGTCACGCATCTGCACCAGCAGCGGGTTCGCCGACGGCTCGGTACGCCGCCAGGCCGAGTCCATCGCCTGGCGAACCTTCTCGTCGATCACCCGCATCCGGCGGTCCAGACCGGCCGCTGCCTCGCGAGGCACCCGACCCGCGTCGTGCCACTGGCCCTGGATCTCGCGCAGTTTGGCCTGTGCCGACCGGGGGTCGGCCTCCACGTCCAGCGCCTCGGCCTCGGCCAGCAGTGCCTGCTTGCGCTCCAGGTTGCCGCGCTGCTCGTTGTCCCGGGCGGAGAAGACCTCGCTCCGACGGGAGAAGAAGGCGTCCTGCGCGGCCCGGAACCGGTCCCACAGCTTCTGCTCGGCCTCCTTCGAGGCGCGCGGAGCGGCCTTCCACTCCGTCATCAGGTCCTTGAGCCGGTTCGCCGTGGCCGCCCAGTCGGTCGACTCGGCGAGCGACTCGGCCTCGGCGACCAACTCCTCCTTGGCTCCCTGCGCCTGCTTGCGCTGGGCGTCCAGAGTGGCGAAGTGGGCGCCCCGACGGCGGGTGAAGCCGTCCCGCGCCGCGGCGAACCGCTTCCAGAGTTCACCGTCGGTCTTCTTGTCGACCCCCCGGATCGTCTTCCACTCGTCGAGGATCTCCTTGAGTCGGTCACCGGCGGTCTTCCAGCCGGTCGACTCGGCGGCCAGCTTCTCGGCCTCCTCCACCAGCGCGGTCTTGCGCGCCAGTGCCTCGGTCCGAGCCGTCTCGCGGGCCGCTCGGGCCTCGCCCGCCTTCTCCTCGGCGACCCCTGCCAGCTTCTCCAGCCGGCTGGCGAGCGCGTCGATGTCACCGACCACGTGTGCCTCGGCCAGGGTGCTGCGGAGTCGCCGTACGCTCGCCAGCGAGTGTGCCGCGTCGGCGGCGCCGGAGTTGAGCCGCGCCTCGATCAGGTCCACCTCGGTGACCAGGTCGGCGAAGCGGCGGGCGAAGTGCGCCAGCCCCTCCTCCGGTGCACCAGCCTGCCAGGAACCGACCACCCGCTCGCCCTCGGCCGTCTTGACGTAGACCGTGCCGTCCGCGTCCACCCGTCCGAAGGCCGTCCAGTCGCTCATGTGCCCATCCTCGTTCTCCCGGCGCCGCCGAAGAGAAGGATCCCCCGGGGTCGCCGCCACGGCGCAGTCATATATTGCAGCGAAGTTTCTCCCGGCATTGTCACAGGTCCAACCCGGTCCGCGTCGAGCGCCTGTGGCCGACCGTGACCATACGGTGTCCTTGACCATGGCCGATCGGTGTGCAAGCGGGTGTAAGGTCCGAACCCGGCTACGGTGGTGGCGTGTCTCTGGTCGCCGCCGCCATCTGCCCGAATCCGCCGCTGATCGTGCCCGAGATCGCCGGTGCGGACGCCGCCGAACTCGACGAGATGCGGACAGCCGTCGATGCCGCGATCGTCAGGTTACTTTCCGTCAGGGCGGATGCGGTGCTGGTGGTCGGTGGCGGCACCCGGACGGAACGGTTCACCTATCCGTACGCGGGTAGTTTCTCTCCGTGGGGAGTGTCGAGCGGTTTCGTGCTCGGTCAGTTGCCGACCGGTGGCCAGCCGACCGGTGGCCAGCCGGCCGGTCGCCAGCCGGCCGGTACGCCGGTCACCCCGCTGAGCCTGCTCGTCGGTGGCTGGCTGCTGAGCCGGCACGACCTCGGTGACCGGGCCCTGATGCTGGACGCCGTCGCCACCGACGCCCCCGCCGCCGACTGCGCCGGTCACGGAGTCGAGTCGAGCGGACGCCGTCCCCGGATCGCCATGCTGGTGCTCGGCGACGGCTCGGCCTGCCGGGGCGAGAAGTCGCCCGGCTACGACGACCCGCGCGCGGACGCGTACGACGAAGGGGTTGCCTCCGCCCTGGGTGACGCGGACTCCGACGCCCTCCTCGGCCTGGATCCGTCGCTCTCGGCCGACCTGCGGGTGGCCGGCCGGGCGGCCTGGCAGGTCCTGGCCGGTGCCGCCTCGGCCGCCGGAGCCGGGTGGACCGGCGAGCTCTCGTACTGTGGGGCGCCGTACGGTGTCGGCTACTTCGTGGCCAACTGGGAGCGGGAGGGAACGCGATGAGCCTCGTGGTCGCCGTCGTCGGGCCGACCGCCGCCGGAAAGTCGGACCTGAGCATCGGCCTGGCCGAGGCGCTCGGTGGGGAGGTGGTCAACGCCGACTCGATGCAGCTCTACCGGGGGATGGACATCGGCACCGCCAAGCTCACCGTGGCCGAGCGGGCCGGGGTGCCGCACCACCTGCTGGACATCTGGGACGTCACCGAGCCGGCGAGCGTCGCGGAGTACCAGCGGCTGGCCCGGCGGGCTGTCGACGACATCCTGGCCCGGGGGCGGGTGCCGTTGCTGGTCGGCGGCTCGGGTCTGTACATCCGGGCGGTGCTGGAGGAGTTCGAGTTTCCCGGCACCGACCCGGTGCTGCGCGCCCGGCTGGAGGCCGAACTGGCCGAGGTGGGGCCGGCGCCGCTCCACGCCCGGCTGCGCGAGGTCGACCCGGAGGCGGCGGCGAGCATCCTGCCGGGCAACGGGCGGCGGATCGTCCGTGCGCTGGAGGTGATCGAACTCACCGGCGGCCCGTTCACCGCCGCGCTGCCGGACCCGAAACCCTGGTACGAATCGGTGCAACTCGGCGTGGACCGGGACAACGCGTCGCTGGATGAGCGGATCGCCACCCGGGTCGACCGGATGTGGGCGGCGGGGCTGGTCGACGAGGTACGCGGGCTGGTCACCCAGGGCCTGCGGGAGGGGCGTACGGCCGGCCTGGCCCTCGGCTACCAGCAGGTGCTGCGCATGCTCGACGGGGAGTTGACCGAGGCGGAGGCGCACGCCGAGACGGTTCGCAAGACCCGGCGGTTCGTCCGCCGCCAGCGCACCTGGTTCCGCCGCGATCCCCGCATCCAGTGGCTGGACGCGGCCCGCCCCGACCTGCTCGAGGCCGGCCTCGACGTGGTCCGGTCGGTCCGCCGCGACTGAGGCGGACCCGCGCCTACCGGCCCGCGGGATGATTCCACCGCGGATCGGGAATGATGGGTTGGTGCAGTTCACCAAGGGTCATGGCACCGGCAACGACTTTGTCATCCTCGCCGATCCGGACGGCGAGCTCCCGCTCACCCCGGCCACGGTCGCCGCGCTCTGCGACCGTCGTCGAGGGATCGGCGCGGACGGCGTGCTCCGGGTGATCCGGGCGGCGAAACACCCGGACGGTGCGGCGTACGCGGCCGAGGCCGAGTGGTTCATGGACTACTGGAACGCGGACGGCTCCATCGCCGAGATGTGCGGCAACGGGACCCGGGTCTTCACCCGCTACCTGCTGACCAGCGGACTGGCCGAGCCGGTCCAGGGCGGGCTGCCGATCGCCACCCGGTCCGGAGTGGTCCGGGCCGTGGTCGGTCCGGCCACCGCCGGACTCGCGGTCGTCGCGGACGAGGAGATCTCCGTCGACCTCGGCGCCCCCCGGCTGTACGGCGAGAGCACGGCCACCGTCGACGGGCTGGCCCTGGCCGGGACCGTGGTGGACTGCGGCAACCCGCACCTGGTCTGCCCGGTGCCGGCCGGGGTGGAGCTGTCCGGGCTGGACCTGACCCGGGCACCCGGATTCGACCCGGCGGTCTTCCCCGCCGGGGTCAACGTCGAGTTCGTCGCCCCGGCCGAGCCGGTTTCCGGCACCGACCTGCACGTGCTGATGCGGGTGTACGAGCGCGGTTCCGGGGAGACGCTCTCCTGCGGCTCCGGTGCGGTGGCGGTGGCCGCGACGGCCCTGCGCGCGGCAGGGCTGCGCGCCGGTGTGGTCGCGGTCGACGTACCGGGTGGCCGCCTCACCATCAGCGTGGACAGCGAGAGCGCCTGGCTGGGCGGGCCCGCCGTACTGGTGGCCGAGGGTGACACGCTCCGCTGACCGGAGTCCGGCCGGGGCGACCCGCCGGAGCTGATCATGAAGGTGGCGCGGATCCCGAGACCGGAATCCGCGCCAACTTCATGATCGACGCCCCCGCTGCGGCGGGGTGGGATCAGTTGCCGGCGGCGAGCGGGGCCACCGGGGCGGCGGCGGAGGCCGCGATCTCGGGCAGGTCGGCGGGACCGGGGTCGGCGGCGGGCGCCGGGGCGGGCCGCTGGGCCGCGGCACGTACGGCCGCGGCGACCGCGGTGGCCACCCGCGAGTCGAAGACGCTGGGCACGATCACCGTCGGGTTGATCTTGTCTTCGCCTACCACGTCCGCGATGGCCCGAGCCGCCGCGAGCGCCATCTCCTCGGTGAACTCCTCGGCGTGCGCGTCGAGCATGCCGCGGAACACGCCGGGGAAGGCCAGCACGTTGTTGATCTGGTTCGGCTGGTCGGAACGGCCGGTGGCGACCACGGCCGCGTACTTGCGGGCCTCCCGGGGGTCCACCTCCGGATCGGGGTTGGCCAGCGCGAAGACGATCGAGTCCGGCGCCATGGCCGCGATGTCGTCGCCGGTGAGCAGGTTCGGTGCGCTCACCCCGATGAAGACGTCCGCGCCGCGGATCGCCCCCGGCAGGTCGCCGCTGTAGTTCTCCTTGTTGGTGTTCTGGGCCAGCCACTGCCAGGCCGGGTTGGTGTCGGTCAACCCACGGTGCAGGGCACCGGCCCGGTCGTACGCGATGATGTCGCCGACGCCCTGGCGCAGCAGCAGCTTCATGATCGCCGTACCGGCGGCTCCTGCCCCGGAGACGACCACCTTGACGTCGGCGAGCCGCTTGCCCACGACGCGCAGCGCGTTGGTGAGCGCGGCGAGCACGACGATCGCGGTTCCGTGCTGGTCGTCGTGGAAGACCGGGATGTCGAGCAGGTCCCGCAGCTTCGCCTCGATCTCGAAGCAGCGTGGCGCGGCGATGTCCTCCAGATTGATTCCGCCGTACGCGGGCGCGATGGCGCGCACGATCGAGACGATCTCGTCGACGTCCTGGGTGTCGAGCACCACCGGCCAGGCGTCCACCCCGCCGAAGCGCTTGAACAGCGCTGCCTTGCCCTCCATCACCGGCAGCGACGCGGCCGGCCCGAGGTTGCCCAGCCCGAGCACGGCCGAGCCGTCGGTGACCACCGCGACGGTGTTGCGCTTGATGGTGAGCCGGCGGGCGTCGGCCGGGTTCTCCGCGATGGCGAGGCAGACCCGGGCCACCCCCGGTGTGTACGCGCGCGACAGCTCATCCCGGTTGCGCAGCGCGACCTTGGGGCTGACTTCGATCTTCCCACCCAGGTGCAGCAGGAACGTACGGTCGGAGACCTTGCGGACGTCCACGCCCTCGAGTGCGGTCAGCGACTTGACCACGTGGTCGGCGTGGTTGGCGTCGGCGGTGTCGCAGGTGAGGTCGACCAGGACCGTGGTCGGGTCGGAGTCGACCACGTCGAGTGCGGTGACGATGGCGCCGGCTTCGCCGACGCAGGTCGTGAGCCGGCCGATGGCCGAGGCGTCAGCGGTGACGCCGATCCGGATCGTTATCGAGAATCCGGCGCTCGGCAGGCGGGTGGTGGTCACGGGGTCCCTCCGTCGTTGGTGGGCACGGCCGGTCGGCCGCCGCTTCGCATTCTTACCCGCTGCGCGCCGGCCGCCTTCAGCGCATCCCCCACGGGTGCCATAACCGACGCGAATCGACGCCGGACGGCCCTCTCCGTCGAGGTGCCGGATTATGGCGGTGCGATCGGCGGCGCGGCGTGTCACGATTGAAGCCCAGGGATCAAACGGACAGGAGACCCGCTTGCGAAATCAGGAAAGCTTCGCTCCGCTGACCGACCAGGACCTCGACGCCCTGCTCGGCGCGGAGGTCACCACCGGCGAGCTGGAGCGGGAGGACCGCGCGGCACTGCGCCGGGTGGCCGGCCTCTCCACCGAGCTCACCGACGTCACCGAGGTCGAGTACCGGCAACTCCGGTTGGAGCGGGTGGTCCTGGTCGGGGTCTGGACCGAGGGCACCGCCACCGACGCCGAGAACTCCCTCACCGAGCTGGCGGCTCTCGCCGAGACCGCCGGTTCCGAGGTGCTCGAAGGGCTCATCCAGCGCCGTTCCCGGCCCGACCCGGCCACGTACATCGGTCGCGGCAAGGTCGACGATCTGGCCGCCGAGGTGCTCGCCTCCGGCGCCGACACGGTGATCTGCGACGGAGAGCTCTCTCCGTCCCAATTGCGTAACCTCGAGCAGCGCACCAAGGTCAAGGTCGTCGACCGGACCGCGCTGATCCTGGACATCTTCGCCCAGCACGCGAAGAGCAAGGAAGGTAAGGCCCAGGTCGAGCTGGCCCAGCTGGAATACCTGCTACCCCGGCTGCGTGGTTGGGGCGAGAGCCTGTCGCGGCAGGCCGGTGGCAGCGGCCGCGGCGGTGGCGCCGGTGGCGGTGTCGGCACCCGTGGCCCGGGTGAGACCAAGCTCGAGACGGACCGGCGCCGGATCCGGCACCGCATCGCCAAGCTGCGGCGCGAGATCAAGAGCATGCGGGTGGTCCGGCAGACCAAGCGCGCCCGGCGTGGCCGCAACGCCGTCCCGGCCGTTGCCATCGCGGGCTACACCAACGCGGGCAAGTCCAGCATCCTGAACCGGCTCACCGGTGCGGGCGTGCTGGTCGAGGACGCGCTCTTCGCGACCCTGGACCCGACCACCCGGCGGACGGACACCTCCGACGGTCGGATCTACACCCTCTCCGACACGGTCGGGTTCGTCCGGCACCTCCCGCACCAGATCGTCGAGGCGTTCCGCTCGACGCTCGAGGAGGTGGCCGAGGCCGACCTTGTCGTACACGTGGTGGACGGGGCACACCCGGACCCCGAGGAGCAGGTCCGAGCGGTGCACGAGGT
The Micromonospora pisi DNA segment above includes these coding regions:
- a CDS encoding glutamate ABC transporter substrate-binding protein codes for the protein MRIKRMAALAAVAALSVSLAACGGGDDAGSGTGDGAAKSFAAGSTMEKLNKAQKLTVGTKFDQPGFGLKGLSGKPEGFDVEIAKLIASELGIPADKIEYVEAPSKVREDVIVNSNVDLVAATYTINDKRKERIAFAGPYYEAGQNIMVRKNETAITGPGSFADGTKKVCSVTGSTPAEEIKKHVKDIVSQVVLFDTYDKCRDALKGSQVDAVTTDNVILLGYIAKDEASFKMAGDNFTKEPYGIGVKKEDTDFRNFINDTLEKIFADGRWKKAWDDTAGKFGATLGTAPTLNRY
- a CDS encoding amino acid ABC transporter ATP-binding protein; this encodes MTAATDQPLIKLDGVNKWFGPLHVLHDVNLSVSRGEVVVVIGPSGSGKSTLCRAINRLEPINSGTIVFDGEPLPAEGKALARLRSEVGMVFQSFNLFAHKTILENVTLGPVKVRKEKPAAARERALALLDRVGIANQADKYPAQLSGGQQQRVAIARALAMQPKAMLFDEPTSALDPEMVGEVLDVMTSLARDGMTMVVVTHEMGFARHAANRVIFMADGQLVEDAPPTEFFANPRSERAKDFLSKILTH
- a CDS encoding DUF2277 family protein → MCRSIKTLREPYAEEVTPADVEAAALQYVRKISGFRTPAAHNSAAFHAAVAAVAEATQTLLDQLVVRGGGPASAAAGASPAVGDRSAGIAPAAS
- the miaB gene encoding tRNA (N6-isopentenyl adenosine(37)-C2)-methylthiotransferase MiaB, yielding MGEGLATVSKSYKVVTYGCQMNVHDSERISGLLEQAGYVRAAEVDDPDVVVFNTCAVRENADNRLYGNLGHLRPVKDKRPGMQIAVGGCLAQKDRSEIVRKAPWVDVVFGTHNIGSLPVLLERARHNSSAEVEILESLDVFPSTLPTRRESTYAGWVSISVGCNNTCTFCIVPSLRGKEKDRRPGDVLAEVRALVAEGVLEVTLLGQNVNSYGVEFGDRLAFGKLLRATGEIEGLERVRFTSPHPKDFTDDVIAAMAETPNVCHSLHMPLQSGSDDVLKAMRRSYRSDRYLGIIEKVRAAMPDAAITTDIIVGFPGETDADFERTLDVVREARFSSAFTFQYSKRPGTPAATMDGQLPKQVVQERYERLIAAVEEITWAENKKLVGEPVEVLVAVGEGRKDERTGRMSGRARDGRLVHFDGGPDAGSIRPGDIVHTVVTYAAPHHLNADGAPQAHRRTRAGDAYEAGRVPRTSAVSLGLPTLGAPLSIPTAAACDR
- a CDS encoding IS30 family transposase, which codes for MDLVARGVGTSEACRLVGVNRRTGHRWRYGRESQTKAGWQSDRGSAVRPSSGSARYLSQDERIVIADRLREGASQAAIAVELGRPACTISREIRRNRHPGSGVYRPYAAQERADSRRPRPKPGKIAAHPELRALVQGRLDLRHSPEQISRRLRRDFPERSELHVSHETIYQALYVQGRGELRRELTAALRTGRAVRRPRRQPGQRQTRFVAPMLMISDRPAEVEDRAVPGHWEGDLIIGKDSASAIGTLVERATRYVLLVHLGHDRTADHVRDGLLATMNTLPTHLKRSLTWDQGGEMALHHEFTMATDMPVYFCDPHSPWQRGSNENTNGLLRQYFPKGTDLSTHSPEHLAAVAAELNGRPRKTLGWDTPAERLAKLLAVTG
- a CDS encoding DUF349 domain-containing protein codes for the protein MSDWTAFGRVDADGTVYVKTAEGERVVGSWQAGAPEEGLAHFARRFADLVTEVDLIEARLNSGAADAAHSLASVRRLRSTLAEAHVVGDIDALASRLEKLAGVAEEKAGEARAARETARTEALARKTALVEEAEKLAAESTGWKTAGDRLKEILDEWKTIRGVDKKTDGELWKRFAAARDGFTRRRGAHFATLDAQRKQAQGAKEELVAEAESLAESTDWAATANRLKDLMTEWKAAPRASKEAEQKLWDRFRAAQDAFFSRRSEVFSARDNEQRGNLERKQALLAEAEALDVEADPRSAQAKLREIQGQWHDAGRVPREAAAGLDRRMRVIDEKVRQAMDSAWRRTEPSANPLLVQMRDQVAEAEQRLARAQASGDAKRIREAESALAAKRQFLQLAEQAS
- the miaA gene encoding tRNA (adenosine(37)-N6)-dimethylallyltransferase MiaA, which encodes MSLVVAVVGPTAAGKSDLSIGLAEALGGEVVNADSMQLYRGMDIGTAKLTVAERAGVPHHLLDIWDVTEPASVAEYQRLARRAVDDILARGRVPLLVGGSGLYIRAVLEEFEFPGTDPVLRARLEAELAEVGPAPLHARLREVDPEAAASILPGNGRRIVRALEVIELTGGPFTAALPDPKPWYESVQLGVDRDNASLDERIATRVDRMWAAGLVDEVRGLVTQGLREGRTAGLALGYQQVLRMLDGELTEAEAHAETVRKTRRFVRRQRTWFRRDPRIQWLDAARPDLLEAGLDVVRSVRRD
- the dapF gene encoding diaminopimelate epimerase, which produces MQFTKGHGTGNDFVILADPDGELPLTPATVAALCDRRRGIGADGVLRVIRAAKHPDGAAYAAEAEWFMDYWNADGSIAEMCGNGTRVFTRYLLTSGLAEPVQGGLPIATRSGVVRAVVGPATAGLAVVADEEISVDLGAPRLYGESTATVDGLALAGTVVDCGNPHLVCPVPAGVELSGLDLTRAPGFDPAVFPAGVNVEFVAPAEPVSGTDLHVLMRVYERGSGETLSCGSGAVAVAATALRAAGLRAGVVAVDVPGGRLTISVDSESAWLGGPAVLVAEGDTLR